In Bacillus cereus ATCC 14579, a single window of DNA contains:
- a CDS encoding inositol monophosphatase family protein, translated as MQEVWKDIDAHAKRWIRDAGEHLMASMKKALIIETKSNAADLVTNMDREIEQFLIGKIKETFPNHNILGEEGYGDEITSSDGVVWLIDPIDGTMNFVHQKRNFAISIGIYENGIGKIGLIYDPVHDELYHAVKGSGAFCNDISIPPLEKGTVEQGIVALNAIWLTDNPLLNMESMMALVKKARGTRSYGCAALEMVYVATGRIDAYVTPRLSPWDFGGGQIIVEEVGGKVTTFSGAPLSIIEKSSVLVAKPGVYEEVLSFI; from the coding sequence ATGCAAGAAGTATGGAAAGACATCGATGCACACGCCAAACGGTGGATTCGGGATGCAGGAGAGCATTTAATGGCATCAATGAAAAAAGCACTTATTATAGAAACAAAATCAAATGCAGCTGACTTAGTTACAAATATGGACCGAGAGATAGAACAGTTTTTAATTGGGAAAATTAAAGAAACATTCCCGAATCATAATATTTTAGGAGAAGAGGGTTATGGAGACGAGATAACGTCTTCTGACGGGGTTGTTTGGTTAATTGATCCAATTGACGGCACGATGAACTTTGTTCATCAAAAAAGAAATTTTGCGATTTCAATTGGGATTTATGAGAACGGTATCGGAAAGATTGGACTTATATATGATCCAGTGCATGATGAGCTATATCATGCAGTCAAGGGATCTGGAGCTTTTTGTAATGATATATCAATTCCTCCATTGGAAAAAGGAACTGTAGAGCAAGGTATTGTAGCTTTAAATGCGATATGGCTTACAGATAATCCATTGCTTAATATGGAAAGTATGATGGCACTTGTTAAGAAAGCAAGGGGCACAAGGTCATATGGCTGTGCAGCATTAGAGATGGTATACGTTGCAACAGGAAGAATAGATGCATATGTAACGCCGAGATTATCACCATGGGATTTTGGCGGAGGGCAGATAATTGTAGAAGAAGTTGGAGGTAAGGTGACGACATTCTCTGGAGCGCCACTTTCTATCATAGAGAAGAGCAGTGTGTTAGTTGCAAAACCAGGAGTGTATGAAGAAGTGTTATCGTTTATATGA